The following proteins are co-located in the Dromaius novaehollandiae isolate bDroNov1 chromosome 10, bDroNov1.hap1, whole genome shotgun sequence genome:
- the DUOXA2 gene encoding dual oxidase maturation factor 2: MTLFDGVYPFYPQQRKSFVFDISTIIVIIVFLTLACSFLIIIPGIRGRARLYWLIRVLLSLVVGVVIVAVQYTGDWESGWVKANTSYKSFSRALVNADIGLHIGLAGVNVTLMGNPVNQVNETISYNEHFAWSFDADYDHSYSEGLEKGLPSPILYVAEKFTTQSPCGVHNQYRLSGHYASATLWVAFCTWLISNILFSMPALVYGGYMVLVTGAFMIFSLLSFSTVRNSPMCAIQFGPASLHVGYGGSFWLTLAVGLLCFVIGVTVVALHFFNLDLLKTFFDLHVDEAEECQEMAEVYVNPQFTNSALSPPQPSTLSPKSI; encoded by the exons ATGACTCTCTTTGATGGCGTTTACCCCTTCTACCCTCAGCAGAGAAAGAGCTTTGTTTTCGACATCAGCACCATCATAGTGATCATCGTCTTCCTAACGCTTGCTTGCAGTTTCCTCATCATCATCCCGGGCATCCGTGGACGAGCG AGGCTGTACTGGCTAATCCGGGTTCTCCTCAGCCTTGTTGTCGGGGTGGTGATTGTTG CTGTCCAGTACACAGGGGACTGGGAGAGTGGCTGGGTGAAAGCAAATACCTCCTACAAGTCCTTCAGCCGTGCCTTGGTGAATGCGGACATTGGGCTGCACATCGGCCTGGCAGGAGTGAATGTCACGCTCATGG GAAACCCAGTGAATCAGGTCAATGAGACCATCAGCTACAACGAGCACTTTGCCTGGAGCTTCGATGCAGATTATGACCACAGCTACAGTGAAGGCCTGGAgaaggggctgcccagccccatcCTCTACGTGGCAGAGAAGTTCACCACGCAAAGCCCCTGTGGTGTGCACAACCAGTATCGCCTCTCTGGCCACTACGCATCAGCCACTCTCTG ggtggCCTTTTGCACTTGGCTCATCTCCAACATTCTCTTCTCCATGCCTGCCCTAGTCTATGGAGGATACATGGTCCTGGTCACAGGGGCCTTCATGATCTTTTCACTGCTCTCCTTCTCCACTGTGAGGAACTCCCCGATGTGTGCAATCCAGTTTGGGCCTGCATCCCTTCACGTAGGCTATGGGGGATCCTTCTGGCTCACGCTAGCGGTTG GCTTGCTCTGTTTTGTGATTGGGGTCACTGTTGTTGCACTGCACTTCTTCAACTTGGACCTGCTGAAAACCTTCTTTGATCTCCATGTGGATGAAGCGGAGGAGTGCCAAGAGATGGCTGAAGTGTACGTCAACCCTCAGTTCACCAACAGTGCACTGTCTCCTCCTCAGCCCTCCACACTCAGCCCTAAGAGTATCTAG